In the genome of Arthrobacter alpinus, the window TGGAATTCGTCCTGGTCCCCCTTGTTGCGGCCTTTTGCATGGCCTTCATCATCGGCGCGCTAGTGCTTGACCGGGACAGCCGGCCGTGCCCGCAACCAAACTGGAACAATCAACTTTCGGTTTCCCTTTCCGGCAGTTTGGAGAGCACCTCCAACGTTTCTGCCATTACAGCCTGCGCCGGCACCAGTTGCACTCCCGCAGAGCCAACGTTCGCAAAAGGATCCTCCGGCAATACCAGCGTCCTCGTGCACCAACAGGATGGAACCTGGCTCTTGACGCTGGGTGCGCAGCCGCCGTCGGCCGTCAGCTTCAGGTTGTTCGATGAAAACGGCACCGTTCTCGCCGCCCAATCAACGGCCCTGAATTGGACCCGCGTAACCGGCGACGAACGATGCGGCGGGCGCATGGCAGGCATCAGCCTGATGCTCAACGTTCCCTAAGTCGGCGCCATGTGGCGGCCTGTGGCGGTTAGCGGTTCAGGAAGTAAATCAGCACCCCCGCTGCCCACGTACCGGCTGCCAGTGAGGCAAAGCCAAACTCGGCCAGAATCCCCAAACCCGTAGCCTTCAGAGCAGCCACGGACGAGGACACTGCAGGGCGAACTTCCTTCTGGCGTGCCAGCTCCGAGAGAAACAGCCCCACGGCGAACCCCACCAACAGCCCCACCACGGGAATCACAAAGAAGCCCACCACACCCAGCACCAAACCAATCACCACGGAACGTCCAGGGATGGATCGTTCCTTCATGGCCCGGCCCGTCAAAACCGCGCTTGAGACCATTCCGGCGGCAACGAAGAGCGCACCGATACCAAAAATGATCCACCCTAACGGCGACCCCAACACGAGCGCCCACGCAAGCAGACTGATGCCAATTAATATGCTGCCCGGCAGCACCGGAATAATGACACCCGTTACGCCCACCACGATCGCCAAGCCGCAAACAATGGTCCAAATGATCTGTGCATCCATGCTGCCATGGTGTCACCAATTCATGCCCGACGCCGGTTCGGCCGTCGGTGGCCGCGCACGACGGGGCTCAGTGGCTTTGGCTATGCGCAGTCACAGTGGATTGCGTTGCGCTGCTGTGACTGCTGTTCCGGGAGAGCACTCCAGGTGTGCGCATAACTAAAGGCTCGAACATGTCCGCGGCAGCCGAGCCCCTCTCACAATGCTCCGCACTGCCCGGCTGCGGCCTAGACTTTCCCTGTGACCACTGAGCAGAAACCCAACCCCCTGGCCAGCTCGGCGCCGACCATTTCCGCGCGACTGGCCGATTTCCGTCACGCTGCCACCACCCCGCTGGCGTTGGCCGGGATTGTCGGCGTGCTTGCGTTATCTGTCTACTCCTTGTTTTCGTGGCTGCAATGGAGAAGTTTCGCCATCCGCTCGTGGGATTTGGGTATCTTCACCCAATTAGCCAAGGACTACTCCAAGCTGCAGCCACCCATTGTGAGCATCAAGGGTGACGGTTACAACCTGCTCGGCGACCACTTCCACCCACTTCTGGTGCTGTTGGCCCCGATTTACCGTCTTTTCCCCAGCGCCTACACGCTGCTCGTGGCCCAAAACCTGCTCCTTGCTATTTCCGTCGTGGTCATCTGCCACTTCGCTATTAAGCGGCTTGGACCCATCACGGGCGCCTGCCTGGGTGCGGCCTACGCCCTGAGCTGGGGACTTCAATCGGCCATCGATTCCCAATTCCATGAGGTTGCCTTCGCGGTGCCGCTGTTGGCGCTTTCACTCGTTGCCTTGCTGGAGGAGCGGTGGCGTTCGGCCTGGATATGGGCGTCACTCCTAGTTTTCATCAAAGAGGATTTGGGGCTGACGGTCTTTGTGATTGGCCTGGTCATGGCGTGGCGGGCCCGTACCACCGCTGGCCTGTGGCTCTCGGCGTGGGGCGTCACGTGGTTCGTCTTGGCCACCAAAGTCATCTTGCCTGCTATGAATCCGGGCGATCAGTGGGCCTACCAAAGCCAACTTAACATCAGCGGACTGCTCAGCAATCCAGCCTCACTATTCCAGGCCGACAAGGTCACCACGGTGATCCTACTGGCGGTCATCACGGCTGGTTTGTGCCTTTTCTCGCCGCTAACCTTGATTGTCCTGCCCACCCTCGCATGGCGCTTCCTCTCAGACCTGCCCGTGTATTGGGGCCAGGAATGGCAGTACAGCGCGGTCCTCATGCCGGTGGTCTTTGCCGCCGCCATCGATGCCCTGTGCCGCCGCAAGGTGCTTAACTCGGCACGGCTCAGGCTCCTCTTGGGAACCAGCATTCTCTTGGCATCCGTGGTTTTGACCAGCCAATACGCCTTCGGCAAGCTGTCCGACACTGATAAGTTCTTCCCGCTCACCACGGCCGAATCCTCGCACAATGCCCTGGCAGCCGTGCCCGACGGCGTCACCGTGGAAACCGATATCTCCTTGATGAGCTATCTGGTGGACCGCACCGAGGTCTACTGGATCGGCAACAGCAATAACCCGGCGCCGCAGTACGTTCTCATCGATATCTCCGCGCGACCCGGAACCGCACCAACCGCTGTCGCCACGGAGGCCGCCAAACGCTTCCCCGGCGCCACCTACATCACGGTCTTCGCCGACGCTCGCTATCAAGTGGCTCAGAAACGGTAGCCACAAACTCAGTAACCGGGCCACCAAGGCGGCAGGAATGGACGACGGCGGCACCCAAGTGCCGCCGTCGTCCATTCCGTTTTGCAGTGGCTAGGCAGCCATGGCCTCGCCACGAGCCACGGCCAGGTCCACGAAGACGGCTCGGTTGAGCTCAAACGATTCGGCCGCAAACTTCAAGATTGCGTCCTTTTGGGCGCGGCTAAAATTACTCGTATCGAGAAGCTCCCGGTAGGCGTCCTTGTACAGCTTGGGCTTGGCGATGGCGTCAAAAGCGTAGAAGTTCAGCCCCTCATCGGCGATGCCGTAGTGGCGCTGGACCATGCGGGAGATGATCAAGCCGCCGGAAAGATCACCCATGTATCGCACGTAGTGGTGGGCCAGCAAGAACTCGATCGATTCACTGCCCAGCGCGGTCAAGGTCTCGGCATAGGCCGCCGTGGCGGGGACAATGACGATCCTGCCGTCGGCAAGTTTCGCCTCCCAATCCGCTCCGTGGTGGTAGGTCATGTCCTTTTCGAGAGCGCTGACGCGGGCGAGCCTGGGGTCGATGAATGCTCCAAGTTGCGGGTGGTCAACATGTTTGGCCAACGCCGATTCCAGGGCGCGGTAGATGACAAGGCTTTGATCTAGCAGGCTCACCAAGGCTGCAGAGTCCAGTTTTCCACCCATCAATTCCGCAACAAAGGAAGATTCTTCGGCGGCCGCGTGGGCTGCTGCGGTGTGGGACTTGAGCTCACCGGAGAGCGCTTCGGGAGTCTCTGGCACTGCGGTATTTACGGCAATTGAGGACATGATCGGCTCCAGGATTAGGTAATGATAACCTTAGCTAATCAAAGTTAGTGACACTGTGTCAATAGTTAATGACACAGTGTCACCGAAGCTGTCACATCGCGCGTACCTCACTCAGCGAGCTATTGAACACCCTTGATCTTCACAACAAAGACCGCACCCAACAGCCCGATGATCGCGGCAACAACATAGAGCGTCACGTATCCGCCAAGGAGGGTGACCAGCGGCCACGCGATGAGCGGAGCAATGACCTGGGGTAGGGAATTCGCCACGTTGATCACACCCATATCCTTGCCACGGCTTACCGCGGATGGCAGGACCTGTGTGAGCAGGGCAAAGTCCACTGCGAGGTAGACGCCGTAACCAATGCCAAGAACGGCAGCTCCCGTTACGGCGCCAATCCAGGTCGGGAAGAAGGCCAGAATCAGGGCGGCCAAGGCGATGATGGCCGAGGATGCAATGACGAACGGTTTGCGCTTGCCCACCTTGTCAGTCCATCGCCCACCTATCACGGCGGTAATCAATGTCAGCACGGCGTAGACGCCAGTAAGGATCAGGACGCCGAATTCCGGGTTTTCATAACCCACGGCGTCGGTGAGGAAAAACAGCAAATACAGGGTCACCAGGTGATTTCCAACATTGACCAAGAACCGCGTAATCCAAGCCCAAGCGAAGTCTGGGTACCGCCTCGGTGAGATCCAAAAGCCCTTGGCGAAGTTGAGCCAGGTGAATGGAGGCCTGGCTTGAGCGGGCAGCACCTGGTCATTGGAGAAAAACAGATACGGCACCATCCCCACCAAAAGTCCCACGGCACAAATAATGAAGCCCAGTGAGAAGTTCCCTGCTACGACGGCTGCAATGGCGGCACCCAAGAGGATGCCCACCACGGTGCCCATGGAGGTAAGCCCGCCGATGCTCCCACGTTGACGCACGGGCACCTGGTCGGGAATGGCGGCCGTGGTGGCTGCGAGCGCACCATTGCAGCCCAATTGCACCAGGCACCACAGCAGCGTCATGGCAGCCACGGTTGGTGCGCCGGCCAAGCCGATCAAGCCGATGGTTCCCAGGAGCGCCCCGATGAAGACCCACGGGACTCTTCGACCAAACCTGGAAATGGTCCTGTCACTAAAGGAACCAAAGAGCGGATTTGCAACAAGGGAGACCGCTGCTCCGGCACCCGTGACCAGCGCCAGGATCCCCTCTTTGTCGGCTTCACTGAAATGTGCGGCCTGCTGGCCCAACAAGACTTGAATGGGTCCGAAGAAGGCGGCGTTGATGCCGATGTTGACCAAAACGACCGAGACGGTCCACCGGTGCCGCACATTAACTGTGGGTTCTTGAAGCGCCACGCTGTCCGCCTGCTGCGGGGCAGTGCCTTCGGTTTGATTACTAGTCACAGTGGCTTTCGTCCCCCAGTCATTGCGTTTTCAGGTCTTACGTGGGCACCAGCTTACGCGTCGGCCTCTGCCGGCGGCAGGTGACGTTACCGTGCGCTCCGGATTCGTTCAATGATCCGCAACCCGGCAATGGCGTCCGCAGGATCTACCGGCACCGGGGCACCGTCAAGTATGGCGGCGGCAAGCAGCTCGTAGAAGCGGGAAAAATTCCCGGGCTCGGTGGGCACAGCGACAGTGTCATTGCCACGCCCAAGGAGGCCCCAGTTGTCCTCGGGTTCAATGCCATAGCCGGCACTGTTGGGCAAAATGCCTTGCCGGATCTGACTCTCCTGAACGTCGGCCCCGTACTTTACGTAGGCAGCCTCCGAACCCAGCACACGAAAGCGTGGGCCGTTGTGAGCGGCGCAGGCGTTGAGCCACAGGTGCGATGTCACGCCACTGACATGCTTGAGGGCAATGAAGACATCGTCTTCGGCCTGCTCCATGGGGCGGCGTGCCTCAAGCTCGCCGTAGACGTTTTCCACGGGCCCGAACAGCTGCAATGCCTGATCAATCAAGTGCGTGCCAAGATCAAAGAGGAGCCCGCCACCGGTAGCAACGGTGGCTTGGATCTTCCATTCTTTAGTGATTTCGGGCTGCCAGCGCTCGAGACGAGACTCAAAGCGGCGAACGTCTCCCAGCGCACCCTGCGCCAGCAGTTTCGTCAGCGTCAGGTATTCACCATCCCAGCGCCGATTTTGGTAGGTGCTCAGAATCTGACCGTGTTCCTTGGCCAAGGCAAGCAACGCCTCACCCTCGGCGCTGGTCAAGGCGAACGGCTTGTCCACAACTACTGCGCAGCCGCCCCTGATCGCCGCGGCAGCGAGCTGGCCATGACTTGCCGGCGGGGTCGCCACAACCACCAGGTCAATGTCGCTGCGACTTCCAGCCCACTCGTCCCGGCTGATGACCTGGGCCTTTGGGTGGGCTGCCCGGGCTTCTGCTTGGCGCCCAGGATCGGAGGCCACAATGACGTCTAGGGAGTACTGGTCTAAAAGATCCAACGAGGGACCGTGAAATACACTTCCAGCCAGCCCGTAGCCCAGGAGTGCCGTGCGAATCTTCTGTGTCATATTTTCCAGCCTACCGTCCGCGCTACTATGATTCCCATGACATTAGATGCCCCCAAAGTCAGTTCTCCTCTGGCTCCCGCAGCGCAGGAAAAGCTGGCCCGAACACTTGCCGACAGCAATGATGTGACGGTGTTTGTGGATGGCACGGCCCACCGCCTGGACGACGACGCACGGGAGGTCGTGGTTGATCTCCTGCTCCGTCTCTCCCGCGGGGATGCGGTGAGCGTAGCGAGTGTCGCTGACCTGCTCACCACCTCACAGGCGGCTGAATTGGCGGGCATCTCGCACACATTCCTGCGCAACCTCACCGACAGGGGCGAGATTGCGGTCCAGTACCGCGGTTCTCACCGCCGTATCCGGAGCCAGGACATCATGACGTGGCTGGCCGCCCAAAAATTGGCAGCCCCTGCCACGGAAGCCTAGTCAGAACGCCTTCATCCATGATTCAGAACTAGCCATGTTGGAATTCGCCGCGATATTTCTTGCAGGCTTTTGGGCCGGAATGATCAACGTTGTTGTTGGCTCCGGAACGCTTGTCACGTTTCCTGTGCTGCTGCTCTTTGGTTATCCGCCACTGACGGCCAACATCTCCAACAACATTGGCTTGGTGGCTGGTGGATTGTCGGGAACTTGGGGCTACCGCAAGGAACTGGCGCCGAACTTAGCCATGCTCAAACGGCTCTTGCCAGCCTCAACTGCTGGCGGGCTGGCCGGTGCCATCCTTTTGTTGATGCTGCCACCTTCGGCCTTTAGAACGATTGTGCCAGTGCTGATCATCATCGGCATCCTGATGGTGGCGTTTGGACCGGTGGTTCAAAGGCGCTTGGCCCTGCGCCAACGTACCGGTCCGTCTCGGAGTGCCGCCGGCCTTATTGCAGGGATTTTTGTGCTGGGAATGTATGGCGGGTATTTCGGTGCGGCCCAGGGAATCTTGATCGTGGGGCTGATGGGCATTATGACCCGGGTGGCGCTGCAGCAAATCAACGCGGTCAAGAATGTGCTGACCACTGCCGTCAACGGCATTGCGGCCATCGCTTTCATGGTTTTTGCTTGGGGGTACATCAACTGGCAGGTGACGGCGTTGATCGCGTGCGGTTCGCTTCTTGGCGGCCTGGTTGGCGCAAGATTCGGCCGGAGGCTCCCACCAGTAGCCTTGCGCGTGACAATCATCGTGGTTGGCACGGCTGCGCTGGCGAAACTAGTGATCTTCAGCTGAGGCAAGAAATTCATGGACACACCAGCGCAACGGCAGTAGCGTTCCTTTCAGTAATTCGCACGTACCCACTCGCCACGCGGAATCCAGCAAGGAGCCTGTCATGAGCCTCTTCGTTACATCAGACGACGGAACTCGCATTGCCTATGACTCCCAAGGTTCAGGCCCAGCGGTGATTCTTGTTGCCGGCGCCATGCAATTTAGGGCATTCGATCCGGGCACGGCCGCTATGGCCACCCTGCTGTCGGCACAGGGATTTACGGTCATCAATTTCGATCGGCGCGGCCGCGGCGAAAGCGCAGCGGCGCCATCTTTCACGCTTGCCAACACAATCGATGACCTCCGCGCCCTGATCGAAAAAGTTGGTGGACCGGTGGCGCTGGTGGGCAATTCGTCAGGGGGTTCCATCAGTTTGGCGGCCGCTGCCGAGGGGCTTGACGTTTCCGCATTGGTGCTCTTTGAGGTGCCACTGCGTGAAGAGCTTGGCAATGAAGGATCCGATTTCCTGGACGGGCTGCGCGAGAAAATTGCACATGGCACGCCCGATGAAACCATTGAATTCTTCATGAAGGACATGCCGCCTCAATGGCTCGCCGGCGCACGCAGCAGCCCCGGATGGTCAACCATGACGGCAATGGCACCTTCACTGGAGGCGGATTCCGAGTCACTCGCTTGGACGCAAAGCGCCCCACGAAGCGGACTCTTTGCCGACATCACCGCGCGCACGCTGGTACTGGTGGGTGAGCAAACACTGCCCATCATGGCCCCTGCCGCACAGTCCATTGCCGACACCGTTCCGAACGCACGTTTTGAGCGAATTCCGGCCGCAAACCACAGCTGGGAGCCTACCGTTTTCGCTGAACGTGTGGCTCGCTTCCTCAACGAGAACGCCTAAGGGGAAAGTACACCGTGGGAATTGTTCAAGCCGGGATTGCCATGTCACTGGATGGTTACGTTGCCGGACCCCATCAAAGCCTCGATCCGCCTTCGGGGAGGGCGTGGATGGGCGCCTGCATCATGGGCAGGAACATGTTGGCCCGGGCAGGGACTCCTGGGATGAATCGTGGCAGGGCTGGTTGGGCCTAATCCGCCATATCACGGCCCCGTTTTTGTGCTCTCACATTTTGCGAGAGACCCGCCCCCGATGGAGGGTGGCACCACATTCTTCTTTGTCACGGAGGGGGTCAAGGCCGCACTAGAGCAGGCGAGGTCCGCCTCAGCGGGCGCAAATGTTGCCATTTCCGGCGGCGCCCAAACCCTCAACCAATACCTCGCCGCGGGTCTGGTGGACGAATTCACGGTGAGCCTTGTCCCCATCACCATCGGCGCCGGAGAGCGCCTTTTTACTGATGTGGGCAGCATCAAATGCGAGCTGATGGACACACTCAACCGGACTCGCAACTCATCTCAAGTACAAAATATTGCCACGGCAGGTGGGGCACCCCCGCCTCGTAACCGAGCCGCGATGATGTTGCAATTCCGCGCCCTTTAGTCGCGGCCACTACCTCCTATTGCCCAGCGGTCGTAGCGTGGTCATTGGGGACACCTTAGTCCTTTTGAGCACACCTGGAGGCTGTCATGAAAGGGTCCGCGATCTTGGCCATCGTGACAGGGGCAGCATTCCTCTTGGGCGGCTGCACGGGAGGCACTCCCTACGGTGCCCCACCAGCAACCTCGAGCCAGGCCCCCGCGCCCAGCACCACGACCAGCGGCGGGAGTTCCAGCCCCGGTCCAACCTCGTCCCCGCCCGAGCCAACCGTCCTGCCAACCAACGCCTCAGTCATCACCTACTACATTGCCGTGGGCGACGGAGGTACGGCCGGTCCCCTGGTCGGCTGCGGTGACAGCGCCGTCGCTGTGACGAGCCAGTCGGTCAGCTTCACCGATCCTGTCGAGGCGGCATTGCGGACGCTGTTGGCCAGCCACACCGAAGAGCTTGGGCAATCGGGCTTGCGGAACGCCCTCTGGCAATCCACCTTGGCGGTGACAAGCATTGACCGCAACGGCAGCGCCATTACGGCGCATCTGGACGGCACCCTGGCCGTGGCCGGAGAGTGCGACAATCCCCGCATTGAGCAGCAGCTCCTCCTCACGGCTCAAGAGGCGGCCGCCGGACCGGTGTCTATCACTATCAACGGAAAAACGTTGAGTGAGGCCTTGAGTTTGAAATAGCGGACGATCCTGAAAACATTTGATGCCTATTCAGCAACAATGGTTATATCCTGAGCACGTGAACACTCCAGCCTCTGACGCCAACGCCGCCGCCGAAACCCTGTCCGAAGAAGCCGTCGACGCCCTGTCTCGAGCCTCATCCATCGCCGCACCCGCGGGTACCCACAGGCACGAGACCTTGCTGTCAGCCCGCGCCGCGAACATCAAACAGTCCGCCGTGCGCGATGTTTTTGAAATTTCCATGCAGCCCGGCCTGGTCTCCCTTGCCGGCGGAAACCCTTATTTGCAGTCGCTGCCGCTTGACCGCCTGGCCGCCACAGCCGCGTCCATTATTTCCGAGCACGGCCTGGAGGCCCTCCAGTACGGTGGGGGGCAAGGCACCTTGGAACTGCGAACCCAGATCTGTGAGGTCATGGCCGCCGAGGGCATCCTCGACGCCGATCCCGACAACGTTGTCATCACGGCCGGTTCACAATCGGCCCAGGACGTTGCCGCCAAGGTTTTCTGCGATCCCGGCGACGTGATCCTCCTCGAGGACCCCACCTACGTTGGCGCCCTGAACACCTTCGAGGCCTATCAGGTGGACGTCCAGCCGGTGGCCGTCGACGAGCACGGAATTGTCCCGGCACAGCTCCGGGAGCGCATCGCCGCACTCCAAGCCGAGGGCAAGCGCATTAAAATGCTGTACACGATCCCCAACTTCAACAACCCCTCGGGGGCAATGCTGGCCCCGCAACGTCGTCAGGAAATCGTCGACATATGCCGTGACGCGAATATTTTAGTTCTTGAGGACAACCCGTACGGGCTGTTGAAGTTCGACGGCGTCCTGCCGGAGCCTCTGCGCGCGGCCAACGCCGAGGACGTCCTGTACCTAGGCTCGTTCTCCAAGATCTTCGCCCCTGGCCTGCGCATTGGATGGGCGCTGGTGCCGGCCCACCTCAAACAGCGCTACTACTTGGCCAGCGAAGCCGTAACGCTGTGCCCGCCCACTTTCAATCAACTCCTGGTCAGCGAATACCTGCGCAATTATGACTGGCAGGGGCAAATCGGCACCTACCGGGCCATCTACGCTGAACGTTGCGCGGCGCTTCTGACAGCGCTGGAGGAGTTCATGCCGTCCGGTGTCAGCTGGACCCGCCCGGAAGGCGGCTTCTTTGTCTGGCTGACGCTTCCCGAGGGCATTGATACATATCCGCTGCTGCACAAGGGGATTGACGCCGGCGTGGTCTTTGTTCCGGGCGCCGCATTCTCCGCGGCCGGCGGGCCCAGCAACAAGCTGCGCTTGGCGTTCAGTGCCGTACCCCCGGAGACCCTGCGGGAAGGCGTCAAGCGCCTGTCCACAGTTCTCGCGGAGGCCGTCGCAGCCCATTAGAAAAATGCCGCCGTTGCCGACTTTCGCCGCCGTTAAATCAGCGGCGAAAGTCGGCAACGGCGGCATTTTTGCTTTTGGCTAGTCCAGCAGCAGCGCCGGTTCCTCCATGATGGCCGCAACGTCGGCCATGAAGCGGGCCGAGAGGTCGCCGTCCACAACGCGATGGTCGAAGGATCCGCCAAGTGTGGTGATCCAGCGCGGAATGACTTCGCCGTCCAGCACCCAGGGCTTTAGCTTGATGGTTCCAAAGGCCACGATCGCCACTTCGCCCGGGTTGATGATGGGCGTTCCCGTGTCGATGCCCAGTGCACCAATGTTGGTAACCGTCAGCGAGCCGCCCTGCATGTCCGCGGGCTGCGTCTTGCCCGCGCGGGCCGTGGTGGCCAGCGCATTCAGCGCAATGGCAAGTTCCTTCAGGGACAGGTTCTGTGCATCCTTAATATTCGGGACCATGAGCCCGCGCGGCGTTGCCGCGGCAATGCCAAGGTTCATGAAGTGCTTGATGATGATCTCATCGCCGGTCCAAGTGGCATTGACCGATGGGTTGCGCGCGGCCGCCCAAATGACAGCCTTCGCGAGGATCAACAGCGGCGAAACCTTGATGCCCTCGAAGTCGCGGGAAACCTTGAGCCGCTTCACGAATTCCATGGTGCGCGAAGCGTCCACGTCGACAAAGATGCTCACGTGCGGTGCCGAGAAGGCGCTCTCAACCATGGCCTTCGCTGTTGCCTTGCGCACCCCCTTGACCTTGATGCGTTCAATGCGCGGATCGTCGGCCAGGCCGGTGCCCGTGGCGGGAGCCCAGAACGTGCCGGCGCCGTCCTGTTCGGCCGTGCGCTGGTCCTGGTAGCTGAGCAGGTCCTTCTTGGTCACTTCGCCGCGCAAACCTGTTGCAGAGACCTCATTGAGGTCGATGCCCAGGTCCTTGGCGGCCTTGCGGACCGGCGGCTTGGCCAAGACACGGTTGGACTTAGGCGCAGCCTTCACCTGCGTTGGAATGCTCGACGCCGGAGCCTGAGCGGGTGCCATGGCTACGGGAGCGACCGGGGCAACCAAAGGGGCCGGTGCACCCACCCGCGGGCGGCGCTTGACGGCGTCGGCCTTGGGACCGGAACCAACCAGCGGCTTCATCACTTCCGCCTCCGGGGCGGCCGGCGCCGTCTGCTGGGCCGGCACTGCAGCAGGCGCCGAAACCTCGGAACCAATGGCAATGATGGGGGTTCCCACGTCCACCGTGTCACCTTCGGCCACCATCAACTGAGCCACCATGCCCGCATAGGGCGAGGGTAGTTCAACGATCGACTTGGCGGTTTCAATTTCCACGATGACGTCGTTGACGGCAACGGTGTCGCCCAGCTTGACCTTCCAGGAGACAATTTCAGCCTCGGTGAGGCCTTCGCCAACGTCGGGCAGGTTGAAATATGACAGCTTCGACATGGTGCTGGCCTTCCTAGTATGCGAAGGCGCGGTCCAACGCCTCCAGCATGCGGTCAATGTCCGGGAGGTAGTGCTCTTCAACGCGGGCCACAGGGTAGGGCATGTGGAAACCGCCCACGCGGATGGCCGGGGCCTCGAGCGAGTAAAAGCAGCGTTCGCTAATGCGGGAGGCGATCTCCCCGCCAATGCCACCAAAGGTGGGGGCCTCATGAGCCACAACCAGTCGGCCGGTCTTGTTTACGGATGCTTCCACCGTGTCGAAGTCGATCGGCGAAATGGACCGCAGGTCAATGACCTCAACGCTGTGACCGTCTTCGGCAGCCGCGTTTGCCGCCGCGAGGGCCACGGGAACCAGCGGGCCGTAGGCCACCAGAGTCGCGTCGGTTCCTTCGCGCACCACGTGGGCCTTGAAGGGATCGCCGGGTGAGTTTTCGGTGTCAACTTCGCCCTTGAGCCAGTAGCGGCGCTTGGGCTCGAAGACAATGACCGGGTCCTTGCATTCAACGGCCTGCTGAATCATCCAGTAGGCATCGTTGGCGTTGGAAGGGGTGATGATGCGCAGACCCGGAGTGTGGGCGAAAAGTGCTTCAGGGGATTCCGAGTGGTGCTCGATGGATCCGATTCCGCCTCCATAGGGGATGCGAATGACAACGGGTGCACTGAGTTGACCGTCGGTACGGGTGCGGATTTTGGCCAGCTGCGTGGTGATCTGGTTGAAGGCCGGGAAGACGAAACCGTCGAACTGGATCTCGCAAATGGGTCGGTGTCCACGCAGGGCCATGCCGATCGCGGTGCCAATGATGCCGGATTCAGCCAACGGAGTGTCCATCACGCGGTGGGCACCAAATTCCTTCTTGAGCCCCTCCGTGACACGGTAGACGCCGCCGAGAGAACCAATGTCCTCGCCCATGAGGAAACTCTTGGGGTCGTTGGCGAGCTTTGCACGCAGACCCTCGTTAATAGCCTTGGCAATGGTCATTGTGCTCATGCTGCACCACCCTGAGTTTCAGAAGTTGAGGATTGTGCATCAACAAATGACGCCTCGTACTTTTCAAACCACGCAAGTTCTTCGGCCACCAACGGGTGGGCCTCGGCGTAGACCGTGGCGAACTTCTGACGGATGTCGGCCCCGCCCAGCGCCAGCGTTGCGCGACGGACATGGGCAGCCAGCTCGTCGCCGTCGTTCTTGACCTGGGCAAAGAAGTCATCGTCAGCCAAGTTCTCGGCACGCAGGTACGTCTCCAGACGCTGCAGTGGATCCCGGGTCTTCCAGAGCTCTTCTTCGGCGTTCTCCCGATACTTAGTGGGATCGTCG includes:
- a CDS encoding DUF456 domain-containing protein, which produces MDAQIIWTIVCGLAIVVGVTGVIIPVLPGSILIGISLLAWALVLGSPLGWIIFGIGALFVAAGMVSSAVLTGRAMKERSIPGRSVVIGLVLGVVGFFVIPVVGLLVGFAVGLFLSELARQKEVRPAVSSSVAALKATGLGILAEFGFASLAAGTWAAGVLIYFLNR
- a CDS encoding DUF2079 domain-containing protein; its protein translation is MTTEQKPNPLASSAPTISARLADFRHAATTPLALAGIVGVLALSVYSLFSWLQWRSFAIRSWDLGIFTQLAKDYSKLQPPIVSIKGDGYNLLGDHFHPLLVLLAPIYRLFPSAYTLLVAQNLLLAISVVVICHFAIKRLGPITGACLGAAYALSWGLQSAIDSQFHEVAFAVPLLALSLVALLEERWRSAWIWASLLVFIKEDLGLTVFVIGLVMAWRARTTAGLWLSAWGVTWFVLATKVILPAMNPGDQWAYQSQLNISGLLSNPASLFQADKVTTVILLAVITAGLCLFSPLTLIVLPTLAWRFLSDLPVYWGQEWQYSAVLMPVVFAAAIDALCRRKVLNSARLRLLLGTSILLASVVLTSQYAFGKLSDTDKFFPLTTAESSHNALAAVPDGVTVETDISLMSYLVDRTEVYWIGNSNNPAPQYVLIDISARPGTAPTAVATEAAKRFPGATYITVFADARYQVAQKR
- a CDS encoding heme oxygenase (biliverdin-producing), translating into MSSIAVNTAVPETPEALSGELKSHTAAAHAAAEESSFVAELMGGKLDSAALVSLLDQSLVIYRALESALAKHVDHPQLGAFIDPRLARVSALEKDMTYHHGADWEAKLADGRIVIVPATAAYAETLTALGSESIEFLLAHHYVRYMGDLSGGLIISRMVQRHYGIADEGLNFYAFDAIAKPKLYKDAYRELLDTSNFSRAQKDAILKFAAESFELNRAVFVDLAVARGEAMAA
- a CDS encoding MFS transporter, with protein sequence MTSNQTEGTAPQQADSVALQEPTVNVRHRWTVSVVLVNIGINAAFFGPIQVLLGQQAAHFSEADKEGILALVTGAGAAVSLVANPLFGSFSDRTISRFGRRVPWVFIGALLGTIGLIGLAGAPTVAAMTLLWCLVQLGCNGALAATTAAIPDQVPVRQRGSIGGLTSMGTVVGILLGAAIAAVVAGNFSLGFIICAVGLLVGMVPYLFFSNDQVLPAQARPPFTWLNFAKGFWISPRRYPDFAWAWITRFLVNVGNHLVTLYLLFFLTDAVGYENPEFGVLILTGVYAVLTLITAVIGGRWTDKVGKRKPFVIASSAIIALAALILAFFPTWIGAVTGAAVLGIGYGVYLAVDFALLTQVLPSAVSRGKDMGVINVANSLPQVIAPLIAWPLVTLLGGYVTLYVVAAIIGLLGAVFVVKIKGVQ
- a CDS encoding Gfo/Idh/MocA family protein, which gives rise to MTQKIRTALLGYGLAGSVFHGPSLDLLDQYSLDVIVASDPGRQAEARAAHPKAQVISRDEWAGSRSDIDLVVVATPPASHGQLAAAAIRGGCAVVVDKPFALTSAEGEALLALAKEHGQILSTYQNRRWDGEYLTLTKLLAQGALGDVRRFESRLERWQPEITKEWKIQATVATGGGLLFDLGTHLIDQALQLFGPVENVYGELEARRPMEQAEDDVFIALKHVSGVTSHLWLNACAAHNGPRFRVLGSEAAYVKYGADVQESQIRQGILPNSAGYGIEPEDNWGLLGRGNDTVAVPTEPGNFSRFYELLAAAILDGAPVPVDPADAIAGLRIIERIRSAR
- a CDS encoding helix-turn-helix domain-containing protein, with product MTLDAPKVSSPLAPAAQEKLARTLADSNDVTVFVDGTAHRLDDDAREVVVDLLLRLSRGDAVSVASVADLLTTSQAAELAGISHTFLRNLTDRGEIAVQYRGSHRRIRSQDIMTWLAAQKLAAPATEA
- a CDS encoding sulfite exporter TauE/SafE family protein — protein: MLEFAAIFLAGFWAGMINVVVGSGTLVTFPVLLLFGYPPLTANISNNIGLVAGGLSGTWGYRKELAPNLAMLKRLLPASTAGGLAGAILLLMLPPSAFRTIVPVLIIIGILMVAFGPVVQRRLALRQRTGPSRSAAGLIAGIFVLGMYGGYFGAAQGILIVGLMGIMTRVALQQINAVKNVLTTAVNGIAAIAFMVFAWGYINWQVTALIACGSLLGGLVGARFGRRLPPVALRVTIIVVGTAALAKLVIFS